One part of the Ziziphus jujuba cultivar Dongzao chromosome 2, ASM3175591v1 genome encodes these proteins:
- the LOC132799101 gene encoding N-terminal acetyltransferase A complex catalytic subunit NAA10-like, with the protein MVCIRKATIDDLLAMQACNLFCLPENYQMKYYLYHILSWPQLLYVAEDYNGRIVGYVLAKMEEESNECHGHITSLAVLRTHRKLGLATKLMNAAQSAMEQVFGAEYVSLHVRKSNRAAFNLYTETLGYKIHDVEAKYYADGEDAYDMRKELKGKKTTTHGHGHGHHHHHHGHGHGHHHHHHEHGGGCCSGEAKGSGKSEKGNAKAEAKAS; encoded by the coding sequence ATGGTTTGCATACGCAAGGCCACCATAGACGACCTTCTCGCTATGCAAGCTTGCAACTTGTTCTGCCTTCCAGAAAATTACCAGATGAAATACTACCTCTACCACATCCTCTCATGGCCGCAACTCCTCTACGTCGCCGAAGACTACAACGGTCGGATCGTCGGCTACGTCCTGGCCAAGATGGAAGAAGAAAGCAACGAGTGCCACGGCCACATAACCTCTCTCGCTGTTCTCCGAACCCACAGGAAATTAGGGCTTGCAACCAAGCTCATGAACGCTGCTCAGAGCGCCATGGAACAGGTGTTTGGAGCTGAGTATGTTTCACTTCATGTGAGGAAGAGCAATAGGGCTGCTTTCAATTTGTATACGGAGACTTTGGGGTATAAGATTCATGATGTGGAAGCTAAGTATTATGCCGATGGTGAAGATGCGTATGACATGAGGAAGGAGTTGAAGGGGAAGAAGACGACTACGCATGGGCATGGGCATggtcatcatcaccatcatcatggTCATGGCCATggtcatcaccatcatcatcatgagcATGGTGGTGGGTGTTGCTCCGGTGAGGCTAAAGGGAGTGGGAAATCCGAGAAAGGGAATGCCAAAGCAGAGGCCAAAGCAAGCTGA